One segment of Porticoccus hydrocarbonoclasticus MCTG13d DNA contains the following:
- a CDS encoding SulP family inorganic anion transporter — protein MRGITFFNSLSTRHLPRDFAGGLTTAVVALPLALAFGVASGAGPAAGVYGAIFVGFFAALFGGTPAQVSGPTGPMTVVMASVFTSIQAKHPEAGLLMGFSAVILAGILQIGFGLLKLGKYFILVPYSVISGFMTGIGVIIIVLQLGPILGHTGTPSLLATLDYFPEWLTAISWNDLTLGLLAIAGVCLWPHRWNVWLPSPLLVLLLGTFCVLWLPEGTVATIGAIPSAFPSLQWPMFSLDMLDDLLYAAVLLAVLGSIDSLLTSLVADNLTKQQHDSDRELIGQGIGNTVAGFFGGLPGAGATMRTVVNIRTGGKTGYSGMIHSLVLLAVMLGAGQYAGHIPLAVLAGILIKVGIDIIDWPYLRRLGRLPVDTAALMVLVLFLTVFVDLITAVLVGVFLSNMITVERLTTIQLDNVHFKHGQGTESDQSPVDEWLAAQQGRVALLSLAGPLSFGVGRGLRRRLAGHVSHEIIIVDLTGAQLVGTSTAMILDELIRNEQHHQRYVLLVGISEQTSADLKRLGALQFLDDRHRFASLRDAMDYIERDGLH, from the coding sequence ATGCGCGGGATTACGTTTTTCAATTCTCTTTCCACTCGTCACTTACCCAGGGATTTTGCCGGTGGGCTAACCACCGCTGTGGTTGCCTTGCCGCTTGCGTTGGCGTTTGGGGTGGCATCCGGCGCGGGTCCTGCTGCGGGTGTTTACGGTGCCATTTTTGTCGGTTTTTTTGCCGCGCTGTTTGGTGGTACGCCCGCCCAGGTATCCGGCCCTACCGGCCCCATGACGGTGGTGATGGCCAGTGTGTTTACCTCAATTCAGGCGAAACACCCGGAAGCGGGCCTGTTGATGGGCTTCAGCGCCGTGATTCTTGCCGGCATTCTCCAGATCGGCTTTGGGTTGCTGAAGTTGGGCAAGTATTTCATTCTGGTTCCCTATTCGGTTATTTCAGGTTTTATGACCGGGATAGGCGTCATCATCATCGTGCTGCAACTGGGTCCCATACTTGGGCACACGGGCACCCCTTCACTGCTGGCAACGCTGGACTATTTTCCCGAATGGCTAACAGCGATCAGCTGGAACGACCTGACATTGGGTTTGCTGGCGATCGCGGGTGTCTGTTTATGGCCCCATCGCTGGAATGTCTGGCTGCCATCGCCTCTGTTGGTGCTGTTGCTCGGAACGTTTTGTGTGCTTTGGCTCCCCGAGGGGACCGTGGCGACAATCGGTGCAATTCCCTCGGCATTTCCGTCGCTGCAATGGCCAATGTTCTCATTGGATATGTTGGATGATCTTTTGTATGCCGCAGTATTACTGGCTGTACTAGGTTCCATCGATTCTTTACTCACGTCACTAGTGGCAGACAACCTTACCAAACAGCAGCACGACTCCGATCGTGAATTGATCGGGCAGGGTATCGGTAATACGGTGGCCGGCTTTTTCGGCGGGTTGCCCGGTGCCGGTGCCACCATGCGCACAGTGGTCAATATACGCACAGGTGGCAAGACCGGCTACTCCGGAATGATTCACTCGCTGGTGTTGCTGGCGGTGATGCTTGGCGCGGGTCAGTACGCGGGACATATACCCTTGGCGGTGCTGGCGGGTATTCTGATCAAGGTGGGTATCGATATCATCGATTGGCCCTACCTGCGGCGGCTTGGCAGGCTGCCGGTGGATACTGCAGCGCTGATGGTGTTGGTGCTGTTCCTGACGGTTTTTGTCGATTTGATTACTGCTGTCCTGGTGGGGGTGTTTTTATCCAACATGATTACTGTTGAGCGTCTGACGACCATTCAGTTGGATAATGTCCATTTTAAACACGGTCAAGGGACAGAAAGTGATCAGAGCCCTGTTGACGAATGGCTGGCGGCCCAGCAAGGCCGGGTTGCTCTGCTGAGTCTCGCCGGCCCCCTCAGTTTTGGGGTGGGTCGGGGGCTGCGCCGCCGCCTCGCGGGTCATGTTTCTCACGAAATTATTATTGTGGATCTGACTGGTGCCCAGCTGGTGGGTACTTCGACCGCAATGATTCTAGATGAGCTGATTCGCAACGAACAGCATCACCAGCGCTATGTGTTGCTGGTAGGTATTTCCGAACAAACCAGCGCCGACCTGAAAAGACTGGGTGCGCTGCAGTTTCTCGATGATAGGCACAGATTTGCTTCATTGCGCGATGCAATGGACTACATTGAGCGGGACGGGCTACATTGA
- a CDS encoding glutaredoxin family protein encodes MSDILTLYSGTHCPLCDQAKALLYPVLQEKGWRLHVVNINEDEVLTAKYGIRIPVIVTPDGREKGWPFTAGQVRRLISGP; translated from the coding sequence ATGAGTGACATTCTGACGCTATACAGCGGTACCCACTGTCCTCTCTGTGATCAGGCCAAGGCGCTGCTCTATCCGGTTCTCCAGGAGAAGGGTTGGCGTCTGCATGTGGTCAATATCAATGAGGATGAGGTGCTGACGGCGAAATACGGTATTCGCATCCCGGTGATTGTCACTCCGGATGGGCGTGAGAAAGGCTGGCCCTTTACTGCCGGTCAGGTGCGGCGCCTGATTTCAGGTCCCTAG
- the rlmKL gene encoding bifunctional 23S rRNA (guanine(2069)-N(7))-methyltransferase RlmK/23S rRNA (guanine(2445)-N(2))-methyltransferase RlmL, with protein MSMWFASCPKGLESLLASELTSLGAGKTRETVAGVYVEGTLAFAYRACLWSRLANRVLLPLEKFDVSSADDLYRGVRSIPWETHLTPRQSIAVDFIGTNDAIRHTKFGAQQVKDAIVDQLQDYFGERPDVDLQNPDLRINVRLAKDAVTVSLDMSGGSLHKRGYRVAMVPAPLKENLAAALLLRAGWPEIAARGGALIDPLCGSGTFLIEGAMMVADMAPGLIRERFGFHGWAKHDDTLWQDIRQEALARCEAGLSREIPEIRGYDKDTRAVSAAQENIACAGLEKWVRVMAKPIEAFKKPTHRETGDGLIICNPPYGERWGEMEELKPLYQTLGEVAKRECPGWRMAVITGNAELAGELRLRADKKYQFFNGTIPSQLLLFQLREADDRNPQPRSDESAAALGEGAQMFANRLKKNARKLAGWLKASGVSCYRLYDADMPEYAVAIDVYQDAIHVQEYAPPITVDEASANRHLTEIRQALLSLYPESRGKLFFKERRRQKGDSQYQRQPSGSSHNALQVVTEGAARFEVNLSDYLDTGLFLDHRPVRRMIGAMARGKRVLNLFCYTAAASVHAALGGATSSLSIDMSNSYLEWAGRNFALNGLDLKQHQLLRADCLEWLEREQGAFDLVFLDPPTFSNSKKMEQVLDIQRDHGALIGHAMAVLAPGGTLVFSNNFRKFSMDEAVLQNWQVEAITEQTFDPDFQRDQKLHNCWLIRHPQ; from the coding sequence ATGAGTATGTGGTTTGCCAGTTGTCCGAAAGGACTTGAATCCCTGTTGGCCAGTGAACTGACCTCACTGGGTGCGGGAAAAACCCGGGAGACAGTGGCGGGTGTCTATGTGGAGGGCACACTGGCTTTTGCCTACCGGGCCTGTTTGTGGTCGCGCCTGGCCAATCGGGTGCTCCTGCCCCTGGAGAAGTTTGACGTCAGCAGTGCCGATGATCTGTATCGTGGCGTCAGATCGATTCCCTGGGAAACACACCTGACTCCCCGGCAATCCATTGCGGTTGACTTTATTGGTACCAACGATGCCATCAGGCACACCAAATTTGGTGCCCAGCAGGTCAAGGATGCGATCGTCGACCAGCTTCAGGATTATTTCGGTGAACGGCCGGATGTGGATCTGCAAAACCCGGATTTGCGAATCAATGTGCGATTGGCGAAGGATGCTGTCACCGTCAGCCTCGACATGTCCGGTGGCAGTCTGCACAAGCGGGGCTACCGTGTGGCCATGGTGCCGGCACCACTGAAGGAAAATCTGGCCGCTGCCCTGTTGTTGCGGGCGGGTTGGCCGGAGATTGCAGCACGGGGTGGCGCTTTGATTGATCCCTTGTGCGGCAGTGGCACGTTTTTGATTGAAGGTGCGATGATGGTTGCCGATATGGCCCCCGGGCTGATTCGGGAACGATTTGGTTTCCACGGCTGGGCGAAGCACGATGACACATTGTGGCAAGACATCCGGCAGGAGGCGCTGGCCCGCTGCGAGGCAGGCCTGTCCCGCGAGATACCTGAAATCCGTGGCTATGACAAGGATACCCGGGCCGTAAGTGCAGCCCAGGAAAATATTGCCTGTGCGGGGTTGGAAAAGTGGGTGCGGGTCATGGCGAAACCCATCGAGGCGTTCAAAAAGCCCACACACCGTGAAACGGGGGATGGATTGATTATTTGCAATCCCCCCTACGGTGAACGCTGGGGCGAGATGGAAGAATTAAAACCGCTCTACCAGACATTGGGTGAAGTGGCTAAAAGGGAATGCCCCGGCTGGCGTATGGCGGTGATTACCGGCAATGCCGAGTTGGCCGGTGAGTTGCGTTTGCGAGCCGACAAGAAGTACCAGTTTTTTAACGGCACGATTCCCAGTCAGCTATTGCTCTTTCAGCTTCGGGAGGCTGATGACCGGAACCCGCAGCCGCGCTCCGATGAGTCTGCAGCGGCGCTTGGTGAAGGCGCGCAGATGTTTGCCAATCGGCTGAAAAAAAATGCCCGAAAACTGGCGGGCTGGCTGAAGGCTTCAGGGGTGAGCTGTTACCGTCTGTACGATGCGGATATGCCGGAGTATGCCGTGGCTATCGATGTCTATCAGGACGCCATCCATGTGCAGGAGTACGCCCCGCCCATCACTGTCGATGAGGCGAGCGCCAACCGTCACCTCACCGAGATCCGTCAGGCGCTGCTATCGCTTTATCCGGAAAGCCGCGGTAAATTATTTTTTAAAGAGCGTCGCCGCCAGAAGGGTGATAGCCAGTACCAGCGCCAGCCGAGCGGCTCCAGTCATAATGCGTTGCAGGTAGTCACAGAGGGTGCTGCCCGCTTTGAGGTGAATCTGTCAGATTATCTCGATACCGGCCTGTTTCTCGATCACCGACCGGTGCGCCGGATGATCGGTGCCATGGCCAGGGGCAAACGGGTGCTCAATCTGTTTTGCTACACCGCAGCCGCCAGTGTTCATGCGGCGCTTGGCGGGGCGACAAGCAGCCTCAGCATCGACATGTCAAACAGCTATCTGGAGTGGGCCGGACGCAATTTTGCCCTGAACGGACTGGACCTGAAGCAACATCAGTTGCTGCGGGCAGATTGTCTGGAGTGGCTGGAGAGAGAGCAGGGTGCCTTTGATCTTGTGTTTCTCGATCCACCGACCTTTTCCAACTCCAAGAAAATGGAACAGGTACTGGATATTCAGCGAGACCATGGGGCATTGATCGGGCATGCCATGGCTGTGCTGGCGCCGGGCGGTACCCTGGTGTTTTCCAATAACTTCCGTAAATTTTCCATGGATGAGGCGGTGCTGCAGAACTGGCAGGTGGAGGCGATCACCGAGCAAACCTTTGATCCGGATTTTCAGCGCGATCAGAAGCTTCACAATTGTTGGTTGATCAGGCATCCACAATGA
- the rmf gene encoding ribosome modulation factor has protein sequence MKRQKRDSSHRAFIKGYQAGYHGRNKTLCPHSEETTLAQDWCNGWREGREDNWSGYKEQAVQQKVSNL, from the coding sequence ATGAAAAGACAAAAACGAGATTCCTCCCACCGCGCTTTCATCAAAGGTTACCAGGCAGGCTACCATGGCCGAAACAAGACACTATGTCCTCATTCAGAAGAAACCACACTTGCTCAGGACTGGTGCAACGGTTGGCGGGAAGGTCGTGAAGATAACTGGAGCGGCTACAAGGAACAGGCCGTTCAGCAGAAAGTCAGCAACCTGTAA
- a CDS encoding NAD-glutamate dehydrogenase, whose product MQRVFEGDFFASLEAQIIEKYPTELAEQLVPFSRKVFELFPLHELAHEQLDDIQGFVFSLYNFTRRVAPDHPAVRVFNPVLEEDGWVSDATALFILQRDMPFLVDSVRIQINRAGLNIQLIKSTVFQVVRDQNGVLVDLFADPSTPDSRAEALIYIDVDLRTSSEEHQSLEHDILDVLRDVEAVTDDFLPMAERLNHAIAGVRENHANLPACEADELAAFLEWLRDGAFIFQGCSEFRLLKDRGSPALKHLPERQLGIFRRHQINIEKQALSELSPGIQAFYKGDAPMAFTKSSLRSRVHRQAYPDFIVLKHYDKKGVVMGEYLFMGLYTSAVYNVSPFKIPLIRQRVQNVLDRTGFSAGSHDFKAISQLIEVHPRDELFHSSADELYETLVGIWQISERRLVRLFIRVDPFEKFINCLVYMPRDIYRTSIRTAIEHMLKNEFDATECEFNTSFSESLLARTQFVLRLNSSRYREVDRDELIGRIVELTLDWNDELERAALDQWGESLGRDMAHLYRDAFSASYMDHFDHRSAIHDIQLFHDLGSDEEIATGFYQQAGADQNVMRFKLFHRHHQLELSNLVPMLENLGFRVLGEHPYQITPRRGGEVWLHDFTLRFGLDVDVDVSLVRNTFQEAFKAVWSQQTENDRFNHLVVGARLDWRMVSLLRLYARYMKQLGSNFSQDFIADTFAANLDITRNLVALFRCLFDPKVVTPQSDEYGRAERLNQKILDALEQVSNLNEDKVLSSYQQLINATKRTNYFQLGTDDQQKPCIAVKLAPGELTDAPEPRPLYEIFVYSPRMEGVHLRMGKVARGGLRWSDRLEDYRTEVLGLVKAQQVKNAVIVPTGAKGGFVAKQMPRNPGREALLQEGIACYRLFVSGLLDLTDNVVGDDIVPPPCVVRRDEDDPYLVVAADKGTATFSDYANELSLAYGHWLGDAFASGGSHGYDHKKMGITARGAWVSVQRHFRELGLNTQTEDFSVIGIGDMAGDVFGNGLLMSRHIKLVAAFNHQHIFIDPNPDPEASFAERERLFHLPRSSWEDYDQTLISPGGGVFSRSAKLLKLTPEIRASLDISQAALKPNELINALLKAPVDLIWNGGIGSYVKASGESHQDVGDRANDSVRIDGRELRCRVFGEGGNLGMTQRGRIEYALKGGACNTDFIDNSGGVDCSDHEVNIKILLNGLVQSEDLTTKQRNQVLVDMTEEVTELVLANNYRQTLAISLAHYRCKTNFSEYWRAIVDWEASGLINRSLEYLPDDETLKDREKRQLGLTHPELAILVSYAKILIKDQVLKSDAPEDPYLTKMIAGAFPRSISQNYPDRLLQHSLKREIIANQLVNEMVNLMGVPYFQRQIASTGASVSDVMRAFAVARDLLRIDHFWRRVESLDYLVPAEVQFELFHALMRMGRRASRWVLRNRRSCLNPQQEVQTLRPKLVELQLLLPTLFHREEANDWQEEVQRLIELGVQEDVAMLVASANFLFFGFGIADLAATDRKPVGLVLELYFKLGTELDLDWFGEQIIQLEPDNRWQDFARESYVDDLEGQRRALCAALLAGVNGVRDIDGAIQAWKATHPHLIARWMDMMNELHTTPGRDFAMFSVALRELLDLVQATINHRDTVPFCAI is encoded by the coding sequence ATGCAGCGAGTTTTTGAAGGTGATTTTTTTGCCTCCCTTGAAGCGCAGATAATCGAAAAATATCCGACGGAACTGGCAGAGCAGTTAGTGCCATTTTCGAGAAAAGTCTTCGAACTGTTTCCTTTGCACGAACTGGCCCATGAGCAGTTGGATGATATCCAGGGCTTTGTATTCAGTCTGTACAACTTTACCCGCAGGGTGGCGCCGGATCATCCAGCCGTTCGTGTGTTCAACCCGGTCCTGGAGGAGGATGGCTGGGTCAGTGATGCTACTGCACTGTTCATATTGCAGCGTGATATGCCGTTTCTGGTGGATTCTGTGCGCATCCAGATTAACCGTGCAGGACTCAATATTCAGCTGATCAAGAGTACGGTCTTTCAGGTTGTTCGCGATCAGAACGGTGTTCTGGTCGATCTGTTTGCCGACCCGTCAACGCCCGACAGTCGTGCTGAAGCGCTGATCTATATCGATGTGGATCTGCGCACGTCGAGTGAGGAACATCAGTCACTGGAGCACGACATATTGGATGTATTGCGCGATGTCGAGGCGGTAACCGACGATTTTCTCCCGATGGCCGAACGACTCAATCACGCAATAGCCGGTGTCAGGGAAAACCATGCAAACCTACCGGCGTGTGAGGCGGATGAACTGGCTGCCTTTCTCGAGTGGCTGCGTGACGGTGCTTTTATCTTTCAGGGTTGCTCCGAGTTTCGTCTTTTAAAAGACCGTGGTTCCCCCGCATTGAAACATCTTCCGGAAAGGCAGCTAGGTATTTTCCGCCGTCATCAGATCAATATTGAAAAACAGGCGCTTAGCGAACTCAGTCCTGGTATCCAGGCATTCTACAAGGGCGATGCCCCGATGGCTTTTACCAAGTCATCTCTGCGTTCGAGGGTTCATCGCCAAGCTTACCCGGATTTTATTGTACTGAAGCACTATGACAAAAAGGGCGTTGTCATGGGCGAATACCTGTTTATGGGGCTATATACCTCAGCAGTTTATAACGTCAGCCCGTTCAAGATTCCATTGATTCGCCAGCGGGTTCAAAACGTGCTGGATCGCACCGGTTTCAGTGCGGGCAGCCACGACTTCAAAGCGATTTCCCAATTGATTGAAGTACATCCGAGGGACGAGCTTTTTCATTCCTCCGCCGATGAGTTGTACGAGACGTTGGTCGGTATCTGGCAGATTAGTGAAAGGCGTCTGGTACGGCTCTTTATTCGGGTTGATCCTTTCGAAAAATTCATCAACTGTCTGGTGTACATGCCGCGAGATATCTACCGCACTTCCATTCGCACCGCGATTGAGCACATGCTCAAAAACGAATTTGATGCCACCGAGTGCGAGTTCAATACCAGTTTCTCCGAGTCGCTGCTGGCTCGTACCCAGTTTGTCCTGAGGCTCAATTCCAGTCGTTATCGGGAAGTTGACCGGGATGAACTGATCGGTCGGATTGTTGAGTTGACCCTCGACTGGAATGATGAGCTCGAGCGTGCGGCACTGGATCAGTGGGGTGAGTCGCTGGGCAGGGACATGGCCCACCTTTACCGGGATGCCTTTTCCGCCAGCTATATGGATCACTTTGACCACCGTTCGGCCATTCATGATATTCAGTTGTTTCACGATCTTGGCAGCGATGAGGAAATTGCCACCGGTTTCTATCAGCAGGCGGGTGCTGATCAGAATGTCATGCGTTTCAAGCTGTTCCATCGCCATCACCAGCTAGAACTCTCCAATCTTGTGCCGATGCTGGAAAACCTCGGTTTCAGGGTGTTGGGAGAGCATCCCTACCAGATTACGCCTCGGCGGGGCGGCGAGGTCTGGCTACATGATTTCACGCTGCGCTTCGGGTTGGACGTGGATGTGGATGTATCACTGGTCAGGAACACTTTCCAGGAGGCATTCAAAGCCGTCTGGTCCCAGCAAACAGAAAATGATCGTTTCAACCATCTTGTGGTCGGTGCCCGGCTGGATTGGCGAATGGTTTCCCTGTTGCGGTTGTATGCCCGCTACATGAAGCAACTGGGCAGTAACTTCAGTCAGGATTTTATTGCAGATACGTTCGCTGCCAACCTCGACATTACCCGAAATCTGGTAGCGCTGTTTCGCTGCTTGTTTGATCCCAAAGTGGTGACTCCGCAAAGTGATGAATACGGTCGCGCCGAACGACTCAATCAAAAAATTCTCGATGCGCTGGAGCAGGTGAGCAACCTCAACGAGGACAAGGTGTTGAGCAGCTACCAGCAATTGATCAATGCCACCAAGCGTACCAATTACTTCCAGCTCGGGACTGATGATCAACAAAAGCCCTGTATTGCAGTGAAACTGGCCCCCGGGGAACTCACCGATGCGCCGGAACCTCGGCCGCTTTACGAAATTTTTGTCTATTCTCCCCGGATGGAGGGCGTTCACCTGCGAATGGGCAAGGTGGCGAGGGGTGGGCTGCGTTGGTCTGACCGCTTGGAGGATTATCGCACCGAGGTGCTGGGTCTGGTGAAAGCCCAGCAGGTTAAAAACGCAGTGATTGTCCCGACCGGTGCCAAAGGTGGCTTTGTGGCGAAGCAGATGCCGCGCAATCCGGGTCGGGAAGCGCTATTGCAGGAGGGTATCGCCTGTTACCGCTTGTTTGTTTCAGGACTCCTAGATCTTACCGATAACGTGGTTGGCGATGACATTGTTCCGCCGCCCTGTGTGGTCAGACGCGATGAGGATGACCCCTATTTGGTGGTTGCTGCAGACAAGGGAACAGCCACTTTTTCTGACTATGCCAATGAGCTATCGCTGGCCTACGGTCACTGGCTGGGTGATGCCTTTGCCTCCGGTGGCAGCCACGGCTACGATCACAAAAAGATGGGTATTACTGCCAGGGGCGCCTGGGTTTCAGTACAGCGTCATTTTCGTGAATTGGGACTCAATACCCAGACGGAGGATTTCTCTGTTATTGGTATCGGTGACATGGCGGGAGATGTGTTTGGCAATGGTTTGTTGATGTCGCGGCATATCAAGTTGGTGGCAGCGTTCAACCATCAACATATCTTTATCGATCCAAACCCCGATCCCGAGGCGAGTTTTGCAGAGCGGGAGCGGTTGTTTCATCTTCCACGTTCAAGTTGGGAAGATTATGACCAGACGTTGATATCACCCGGTGGTGGGGTTTTTTCCCGCAGCGCAAAGTTACTCAAGTTGACCCCGGAAATTCGAGCATCGCTGGATATCAGCCAGGCTGCACTGAAACCCAACGAGCTGATCAATGCCCTATTGAAAGCACCGGTTGATTTGATCTGGAACGGTGGTATAGGCAGCTATGTGAAGGCGTCGGGGGAGAGTCACCAGGATGTTGGCGATCGTGCCAACGACAGTGTTCGTATCGATGGCCGTGAATTGCGTTGCCGTGTATTCGGCGAGGGGGGCAATCTCGGTATGACCCAACGTGGCCGCATTGAATATGCGCTGAAGGGGGGTGCCTGCAATACCGACTTTATCGATAACTCGGGAGGTGTGGACTGCTCTGACCATGAGGTCAATATCAAAATTCTGCTGAATGGCCTGGTGCAAAGCGAGGATCTCACCACCAAGCAGCGCAACCAGGTGTTGGTGGACATGACGGAGGAAGTGACCGAGCTGGTGTTGGCCAATAATTATCGCCAGACCCTGGCCATCAGTCTTGCGCACTACCGTTGTAAAACCAATTTTTCAGAGTATTGGCGGGCGATAGTGGATTGGGAAGCCAGTGGCCTGATCAACCGTTCACTGGAATATTTGCCCGATGACGAGACGCTCAAGGACCGCGAGAAACGTCAACTTGGTCTGACACATCCCGAGTTGGCGATTCTGGTGTCCTACGCCAAAATCCTGATCAAGGATCAGGTGCTAAAATCCGATGCGCCAGAAGATCCCTATCTGACCAAAATGATTGCCGGAGCATTCCCCAGGAGCATCTCGCAGAATTACCCCGACAGACTGTTACAGCACAGTTTGAAGCGGGAAATTATTGCCAATCAGCTGGTCAATGAGATGGTTAACCTGATGGGGGTCCCCTATTTTCAGCGACAGATTGCCTCCACCGGTGCCAGTGTCAGTGATGTGATGCGGGCATTTGCTGTCGCCAGGGACCTGTTGCGCATCGACCATTTCTGGAGGCGGGTTGAATCCCTGGATTACCTGGTTCCGGCAGAGGTGCAGTTCGAACTGTTCCACGCCCTGATGCGGATGGGACGGCGTGCCTCGCGGTGGGTACTGCGAAATCGCCGATCCTGCCTCAATCCACAACAGGAGGTACAGACGCTCAGGCCGAAACTGGTGGAGTTGCAACTCCTGTTGCCGACGCTGTTTCATCGGGAAGAAGCCAATGACTGGCAGGAAGAGGTGCAGCGCCTGATTGAACTTGGGGTGCAGGAGGATGTGGCGATGCTGGTGGCCAGTGCCAATTTTCTGTTTTTCGGCTTTGGTATAGCTGATCTGGCAGCCACCGATAGGAAACCTGTTGGGTTGGTATTGGAGCTCTATTTTAAACTGGGTACGGAACTGGATCTCGATTGGTTTGGCGAACAGATTATTCAGCTCGAACCGGACAATCGCTGGCAGGATTTCGCCCGTGAATCTTATGTAGATGATCTGGAGGGACAGCGCCGAGCGTTGTGTGCTGCCTTGCTGGCCGGGGTTAACGGTGTCAGGGATATCGATGGGGCGATCCAGGCCTGGAAAGCCACACACCCGCACCTGATTGCCCGCTGGATGGATATGATGAATGAGCTGCACACTACGCCAGGTCGGGATTTTGCCATGTTCTCAGTGGCCCTGCGGGAGTTGCTGGATCTTGTTCAGGCCACCATCAACCACCGTGATACAGTGCCTTTTTGCGCGATTTGA
- a CDS encoding AAA family ATPase, whose amino-acid sequence MTHQQKILQLRDYLNTQIVGQPHLIDRLIIAILADGHLLVEGAPGLAKTKAIKTLADGITGDFHRVQFTPDLLPSDITGSDIYRPEDGSFQFQPGPIFHNLVLADEINRAPAKVQSALLEAMAERQISVGRSTYPLPKLFLVMATQNPIEQEGTYPLPEAQMDRFLMHVNVDYPEAEAERQILRLARNEALNEPIAAVDKVTEETLLEARKEVLSVHMAEPVEEYIVQLILATRNPTDYCEKLGSWLDFGASPRATISLDRCARACAWLKGHDYVSPDDVRSVIHDVLRHRLILSFEAEASGITPDRAIDTLISNVPSA is encoded by the coding sequence ATGACTCATCAGCAAAAAATTTTGCAGCTCCGCGATTATCTCAATACCCAGATTGTCGGCCAGCCCCACCTGATAGACCGGCTGATCATTGCCATTCTGGCCGATGGACACCTGTTGGTGGAAGGCGCCCCCGGGCTGGCGAAAACCAAAGCCATCAAAACCCTGGCGGATGGCATTACTGGTGATTTTCACCGCGTCCAGTTCACGCCCGACCTGTTGCCCTCCGACATCACCGGCAGTGATATCTACCGCCCGGAAGACGGTAGTTTTCAATTCCAGCCAGGCCCGATTTTTCACAACCTGGTACTGGCAGACGAAATAAACCGGGCACCGGCCAAAGTCCAGTCAGCGCTACTGGAAGCCATGGCAGAGCGCCAGATCAGTGTCGGCCGCAGCACCTACCCACTGCCCAAACTTTTCCTGGTCATGGCCACTCAGAACCCTATCGAACAGGAAGGTACATACCCGCTGCCGGAAGCACAAATGGACCGCTTTCTGATGCACGTCAACGTAGACTACCCCGAGGCAGAGGCGGAGCGACAGATTTTGCGCCTGGCTCGCAATGAAGCATTGAACGAACCGATAGCGGCCGTCGACAAAGTCACAGAGGAAACTTTGCTGGAAGCCCGCAAGGAAGTTTTGTCAGTCCACATGGCAGAACCTGTGGAGGAATATATCGTCCAGTTGATCCTCGCTACCCGCAATCCTACCGATTATTGCGAAAAACTGGGTAGCTGGCTTGATTTTGGTGCCAGCCCAAGAGCCACCATATCGCTGGACCGCTGTGCCCGGGCCTGCGCATGGCTCAAGGGTCACGACTACGTTTCACCGGATGATGTGCGCAGCGTGATTCACGATGTATTGCGCCATCGTCTTATTCTGAGTTTTGAGGCAGAGGCCAGCGGCATTACTCCGGACCGGGCAATCGATACCCTGATCAGCAACGTACCCTCTGCCTGA